The following are encoded in a window of Telmatobacter sp. DSM 110680 genomic DNA:
- a CDS encoding glycoside hydrolase family 88 protein, which yields MKKYLFAFSLLAIVASFSMRSVAQNNPTVLDERAAAGDEPDNPGPLATNLDPSLKRAAILKAMTKVADWQLQHSEGRYNIGWTFAALYDGLLAASKSTGDDAYRDRVFQVARENHWEFGPRFAHADDEAIGLTYLTLYSGDQKPEEIVATREGLDKLLARPDDPKKNLWWWCDALYMAPPVLAQLSVATGDHRYLDFMNREWWITSGALYDPAEHLYFRDDRFLTMREANGQKVFWSRGNGWVLAGLAMVLERMPADYPERARYEKQFRDMAERIAGLQQADGLWRASLLDPGSYPNPEISGSGFFTYALAWGIHHKFLDRRKYLPIVKKSWQGMLTHVYADGRLGSIQPIGGEPGKFKPSSSYVYGVGAFLLAGSELSQIAER from the coding sequence ATGAAAAAGTATCTTTTTGCGTTCTCACTTCTGGCGATCGTCGCTTCATTCAGCATGCGATCGGTCGCACAAAATAATCCGACTGTCCTTGATGAACGAGCAGCCGCTGGCGACGAACCGGACAATCCTGGGCCGCTTGCTACCAACTTGGATCCGAGTCTGAAACGTGCGGCAATCCTCAAGGCGATGACGAAGGTTGCCGATTGGCAGTTACAGCACTCCGAGGGGCGGTACAACATCGGGTGGACGTTTGCCGCGCTCTATGACGGGCTCCTTGCTGCATCCAAAAGCACTGGCGACGACGCTTACCGCGACCGCGTTTTCCAGGTTGCCCGGGAGAATCACTGGGAATTCGGCCCGCGCTTCGCTCACGCAGACGACGAAGCCATCGGGCTGACCTACCTCACGCTGTATTCCGGCGATCAGAAGCCGGAGGAGATTGTCGCGACGCGTGAAGGTCTGGACAAACTGCTCGCACGGCCTGATGATCCGAAGAAAAATTTATGGTGGTGGTGCGACGCGCTTTATATGGCTCCTCCCGTTCTCGCACAGTTATCCGTCGCCACTGGCGATCATCGCTATCTCGACTTTATGAATCGCGAGTGGTGGATTACATCGGGCGCACTTTACGATCCCGCCGAGCATCTCTACTTCCGCGACGACCGTTTTCTTACGATGCGCGAAGCCAATGGCCAGAAGGTCTTCTGGTCGCGCGGCAACGGATGGGTTCTTGCGGGGCTGGCGATGGTGCTCGAACGCATGCCTGCGGATTACCCCGAGCGTGCCAGATATGAAAAACAATTCAGAGACATGGCAGAGCGCATTGCCGGCTTGCAACAAGCAGATGGGCTTTGGCGCGCCAGCCTGCTTGATCCAGGGTCTTATCCCAATCCGGAGATCTCCGGGTCAGGCTTTTTTACTTACGCCCTGGCCTGGGGAATTCACCACAAGTTTCTTGATCGCAGAAAGTATCTGCCCATCGTAAAAAAGTCGTGGCAAGGAATGCTGACGCATGTATACGCGGATGGAAGGTTAGGTTCGATTCAGCCCATCGGCGGCGAGCCCGGTAAATTCAAACCATCTTCAAGCTATGTCTATGGCGTGGGTGCATTCCTGCTTGCCGGGTCTGAACTTTCGCAGATTGCCGAACGCTGA
- a CDS encoding alginate lyase family protein: MTRIHLGALVWLVAACGALDLHAARLRSPWDLSDVKLTDASYACPEPAHLSPDLATDGFYSDRKSSIIDPAKMKAYAASSGPYKRLGDEAVNAADAYRTTGSRAAAQCVLNLLSTAAADGVFTGKMSSRQAYYVQGWVIGAAAIAYLKIRDSGVVQPQSHAALAAWMKSVARQTIDFYAAAKPSGEAGNNHLYWAGVEIAAIAIATDDRNLFDWAVATYKNGVQQITPDGNLPLEMRRGQRALHYHLYAIAPLVYLAEFGKDNGIDLFGENDFALKRLVDRSIAGLNGSGYFDQQSDVPQDTPKGPPTAEEISWARIYVHHFPDPVISNLLAEATSLSYMYLGGLPPY; encoded by the coding sequence ATGACGCGAATCCATCTTGGTGCGTTGGTTTGGCTCGTAGCAGCGTGTGGCGCGCTTGACCTCCATGCGGCGCGGCTTCGCTCCCCATGGGACCTGAGTGATGTGAAGCTTACGGATGCAAGCTATGCATGTCCGGAGCCGGCGCACCTGTCTCCCGATCTCGCCACGGATGGTTTCTATTCCGATCGCAAATCTTCCATCATCGACCCTGCGAAAATGAAGGCTTACGCTGCGTCATCGGGACCGTACAAAAGATTAGGCGATGAGGCGGTCAATGCTGCGGACGCTTATCGTACTACCGGCAGTCGTGCAGCGGCACAGTGCGTTCTCAATTTGTTAAGCACGGCCGCCGCCGATGGTGTCTTCACCGGAAAAATGTCGTCGCGCCAGGCGTATTACGTGCAAGGGTGGGTTATCGGCGCAGCTGCAATCGCATACCTAAAGATTAGGGATAGCGGCGTCGTTCAGCCACAGTCGCATGCGGCGCTGGCCGCGTGGATGAAGTCAGTTGCCCGGCAAACGATAGATTTCTATGCCGCAGCCAAGCCCAGCGGAGAAGCTGGCAACAATCATCTTTATTGGGCGGGGGTTGAGATAGCTGCGATAGCCATTGCGACCGACGATCGCAATCTCTTCGACTGGGCGGTTGCAACGTACAAGAATGGCGTGCAGCAGATTACCCCGGATGGCAATCTTCCGTTAGAGATGCGTCGTGGCCAGCGAGCGTTGCACTACCACCTCTACGCGATCGCTCCACTGGTCTATCTCGCCGAATTCGGGAAGGACAACGGGATAGATCTTTTCGGAGAGAATGACTTTGCGCTCAAGCGGCTGGTTGACCGATCCATCGCGGGCCTGAACGGAAGTGGCTACTTCGATCAGCAATCTGACGTACCGCAAGATACGCCGAAGGGGCCACCGACGGCGGAAGAGATCAGTTGGGCCCGGATTTATGTTCATCACTTTCCCGATCCTGTAATTTCGAATCTCCTCGCCGAGGCGACTTCGCTTTCCTACATGTATCTCGGTGGGTTGCCGCCCTATTGA
- a CDS encoding cupin domain-containing protein, whose product MSSQQSPATPMDRRQFAAMISAVGLSSPESVFGQHGVEEPETIQLSRNGWVPNNDRLPVLIYRDVLDVSGSDPASKFEQAFLRNGWPPQWRNGIYDFHHYHSTAHEVLGIAGGQGRIILGGPGGHELTLNAGDILVLPAGTGHCKLACSPEFLVVGAYPPRQSWDICRSAPSQVERNRIRTLSFPVSDPFTGSRGALTRLWHLPPPEDPA is encoded by the coding sequence ATGAGTTCCCAGCAATCCCCCGCAACGCCCATGGATCGACGTCAATTTGCCGCCATGATTTCGGCCGTCGGGCTGTCGTCGCCTGAGTCCGTCTTTGGGCAACACGGAGTCGAAGAACCGGAGACTATTCAGCTATCGCGCAACGGCTGGGTGCCAAATAACGATCGCCTACCGGTTCTTATCTACCGCGACGTTCTCGACGTATCGGGGTCCGACCCGGCTTCAAAATTCGAGCAGGCGTTTTTACGCAACGGATGGCCTCCTCAATGGCGCAACGGAATTTATGACTTTCATCACTACCACTCCACTGCACATGAAGTACTGGGCATCGCGGGTGGGCAGGGACGCATCATCCTCGGTGGTCCTGGTGGACACGAACTCACTTTGAATGCAGGCGACATTCTTGTATTGCCCGCGGGTACCGGTCATTGCAAGCTTGCCTGTTCACCGGAGTTTCTCGTGGTGGGCGCCTATCCTCCTCGTCAATCGTGGGATATTTGCCGGAGCGCCCCATCGCAAGTTGAACGCAATCGAATCCGCACATTATCATTTCCGGTTTCCGATCCGTTCACTGGTTCCCGGGGCGCGCTGACCAGGCTCTGGCACTTGCCTCCGCCCGAAGACCCTGCATAA
- a CDS encoding lipase maturation factor family protein yields MLPRWFFLRALAAIYFSAFYSLLFQIEGLIGPHGIFPAHDYLAAVEQQYPSAKLWFAPTVFWLNSSSQALMLITWIGLLASIVAFVNLWPRLSLFICFVCFLSFVSAAGEFSNYQSDGMLLEAGFIALFFVPRGLMPGLGAPFPPSRASLFLLQWEWFRIYFESGMVKLVSGDRQWRTLTAMDEYYQNGPLPTWIGWYLEHLPHWFHAASAAGTLILELALVWMLFLPRRGRILCFFIVTPWEIGVILTANYTFLNYLVLSLGILLLDDGFLARFVPTRYRTAMASSTVPETKRATEGESADQDRVIDHPDRLVFPRFLRGYPSAVSLALSALMLLWIFYNTTVEMIGIPSRNLPFPMWPIAALEPFRIANQYGLFAVMTNGRYEIEFQGSNDGQNWTAYPFSNKPQALDEAPRIYAPYQPRFDWNLWFASLGEWRQDELVPVTEQRLLENDKDVLTLFRGNPFSQAPPRYVRAVLWQYWFTSRAEKRDTGNWWRRKYLGQYAPELTKTLDGHTAIVQWPDDLPMHD; encoded by the coding sequence TTGCTGCCTCGGTGGTTCTTTCTGCGCGCTCTGGCGGCCATCTATTTTTCAGCTTTCTATTCTCTGCTGTTTCAGATCGAGGGGTTGATCGGCCCGCATGGTATATTTCCGGCGCACGATTACCTTGCCGCTGTCGAACAGCAATATCCATCGGCGAAGCTGTGGTTCGCACCGACAGTATTTTGGCTGAACTCGAGTTCGCAAGCCCTCATGCTGATCACGTGGATTGGGTTGCTGGCATCCATCGTGGCGTTCGTGAATCTGTGGCCCCGGCTCAGCCTTTTCATCTGCTTCGTTTGCTTTCTCTCGTTTGTTTCCGCGGCTGGTGAATTCTCAAATTATCAATCCGACGGAATGCTTCTGGAAGCTGGCTTCATCGCACTGTTCTTCGTGCCGCGTGGCCTAATGCCCGGGCTCGGGGCCCCTTTTCCTCCATCGCGTGCCAGCCTGTTTCTCCTGCAGTGGGAGTGGTTTCGCATCTATTTCGAATCCGGCATGGTGAAGCTCGTCAGCGGCGATCGCCAGTGGCGCACCCTAACCGCGATGGACGAGTACTACCAGAACGGCCCGCTGCCCACCTGGATCGGCTGGTACCTTGAGCATCTGCCGCATTGGTTTCACGCGGCCAGTGCCGCCGGAACGCTGATCCTCGAGCTTGCGCTGGTGTGGATGCTCTTTCTGCCTCGCCGCGGGCGTATTCTCTGTTTCTTCATCGTGACGCCCTGGGAGATCGGCGTCATTTTGACGGCCAACTACACCTTCCTCAATTACCTGGTGCTGTCGCTGGGAATTCTGTTGTTGGATGACGGATTTCTCGCTCGCTTCGTACCGACGCGATATCGTACTGCGATGGCTTCGAGTACCGTTCCTGAGACGAAGCGCGCAACGGAAGGAGAATCAGCGGATCAGGATAGAGTTATCGACCATCCCGATCGACTTGTTTTTCCCCGCTTCCTCAGAGGCTATCCGAGTGCTGTGAGCCTTGCACTCAGTGCCCTGATGCTCCTATGGATCTTCTATAACACCACCGTGGAAATGATCGGAATTCCTTCTCGCAATCTTCCTTTTCCCATGTGGCCGATCGCAGCGCTCGAGCCGTTTCGCATTGCCAACCAGTACGGACTGTTTGCGGTGATGACGAACGGCCGATATGAAATTGAATTTCAAGGCTCGAACGACGGCCAGAATTGGACAGCCTATCCTTTCAGCAACAAACCGCAGGCGCTGGACGAGGCCCCACGGATTTATGCGCCTTATCAGCCGCGCTTCGACTGGAATCTCTGGTTTGCATCTCTTGGAGAGTGGCGCCAGGACGAACTGGTTCCTGTCACTGAACAGCGGCTGCTCGAGAATGATAAAGATGTGCTCACGCTCTTTCGCGGAAATCCTTTCTCGCAAGCGCCTCCACGTTATGTGCGCGCCGTGCTCTGGCAATATTGGTTCACCAGCCGCGCAGAGAAACGCGATACAGGAAACTGGTGGCGGCGGAAATATCTTGGGCAATATGCGCCGGAACTCACGAAAACGCTGGACGGCCATACCGCGATTGTTCAATGGCCCGATGATCTTCCAATGCACGACTGA
- a CDS encoding NAD(P)/FAD-dependent oxidoreductase: MKRAYVIGSGPNGLSAAIVLAQAGVDVEVFEAEAVPGGGARTLPLTLPGFEHDFGSAVHPMAAGSPFFSSLPLGEHSLKWIHGEAPLAHPLEDGSAVMLEQDLADQDREFGSDAQAWRNLVEPLVDHWEQFAQDALGPALSIPRHPLLMARFGLSAFQPARRIAMRHFSNSRTRALFAGLAGHSFLSFDQMLSSAAGLVLGAAAHRFGWPVARGGSQSITNALIGCLQSLGGKLHTSRRIGAEEFREWNQSDLATLFDTSPRQLAAIAGECLTPSFRGLMERSKPGPGVFKIDYALSERVPWKAAECRRAITVHLGGSYEEIAASEEAVSKALLPERPFVLAAQPSLFDSTRAPQGKHTFWAYCHVPNGSTVDMTDRIEAQIERFAPCFRDCVLARHVSSPATLERMNANLMGGDISGGEMTMRRFLMRPTMLTYETSAPNLFLCSSSTPPGGGVHGMCGFRAAKVVLHRSRFF, from the coding sequence ATGAAGCGCGCTTACGTCATCGGCTCCGGACCCAATGGCCTTTCCGCTGCCATCGTGCTGGCGCAAGCGGGCGTTGATGTCGAAGTCTTCGAAGCGGAGGCTGTTCCTGGAGGCGGCGCGCGCACTCTGCCATTAACGCTGCCTGGATTCGAGCACGACTTTGGGTCGGCTGTGCATCCCATGGCGGCAGGTTCACCTTTCTTTTCATCGCTCCCGCTTGGAGAGCATTCGCTTAAGTGGATTCACGGCGAAGCACCTTTGGCGCATCCGCTTGAGGACGGATCTGCCGTAATGCTGGAGCAAGATCTTGCCGACCAGGACAGGGAATTCGGATCCGACGCCCAGGCGTGGCGAAACCTGGTTGAGCCCCTGGTTGATCACTGGGAGCAGTTTGCCCAGGATGCACTCGGACCTGCTCTCAGCATTCCACGGCATCCCTTGTTGATGGCGCGGTTCGGCCTGTCGGCGTTTCAGCCGGCGCGTCGCATTGCCATGCGTCATTTTTCGAATTCGCGAACTCGCGCTCTGTTTGCGGGTCTCGCGGGGCACTCGTTTCTGAGCTTCGATCAGATGTTGAGTTCTGCCGCTGGTCTGGTGCTAGGTGCGGCTGCGCATCGCTTCGGTTGGCCGGTCGCCCGCGGAGGATCCCAAAGCATCACGAACGCGCTTATCGGCTGCCTGCAAAGCCTCGGAGGAAAGCTTCACACTTCGCGTCGCATTGGAGCGGAGGAGTTTCGCGAATGGAACCAATCGGATCTGGCAACACTGTTTGATACTTCGCCGCGGCAACTTGCCGCGATTGCTGGAGAGTGTCTTACGCCTAGTTTTCGTGGCCTGATGGAACGCTCTAAGCCGGGCCCCGGTGTCTTTAAGATCGACTACGCGCTATCCGAACGCGTGCCGTGGAAAGCGGCGGAGTGCCGACGTGCAATCACTGTCCACCTCGGTGGATCGTACGAAGAGATCGCCGCATCGGAAGAAGCAGTCTCGAAGGCCCTGCTTCCAGAGCGCCCGTTTGTGCTGGCCGCACAGCCATCCCTTTTTGACTCGACGCGCGCTCCGCAGGGGAAACATACGTTCTGGGCTTATTGTCACGTTCCCAACGGCTCCACTGTCGACATGACCGATCGGATCGAAGCGCAGATTGAGCGTTTTGCACCTTGCTTTCGCGATTGCGTTCTGGCACGCCACGTGTCTTCCCCGGCAACCCTCGAGCGGATGAATGCCAACTTGATGGGCGGCGACATCAGCGGCGGAGAGATGACAATGCGGCGGTTCCTGATGCGACCTACCATGTTGACCTATGAAACCAGCGCGCCCAATCTCTTCCTATGTTCTTCCTCCACACCTCCCGGGGGTGGCGTTCATGGAATGTGTGGCTTTCGCGCTGCCAAGGTCGTGCTGCACCGTTCGCGTTTCTTTTAA
- a CDS encoding CIA30 family protein, whose translation MKISARFSPKLPFSVLLLGLGFLAFVAGAQEKLPASSDSPRYKDAALPVADRVADLLPRMTLEEKVNQLSWTWQKNVQVVDPTGTFTTETARQTVAAEWTPDFKLTPRNAAILRNAVQRYQLEKTRLGIPIIFPGEALHGYMEYGSTSFPQALGLAATWDPALVRKVFNAVGDEAGSRGAGQVFSPVLDLAREPRWGRTEETYGEDPFLISRIGVAAIEGLQGNSYMIDRHHVMATAKHFAVHGVPEGGTNTAPGNISERVIRENYLVPFQAAVQEGRAGSVMASYNEIDGVPSHANHWLLDKVLRQEWHFDGYVSSDDNGLQMLMGTHHVAHDMAEAARVGLAAGVDFDISDEPIYPGLVEQVKQGLVSESEVDRAVARVLTAKFRLGLFDNPYVDPDYAEKINNSPEHKKLAAEAARKVIVLLKNDKNLLPLDMTKMKSIAVIGPNAADVHLGGYSRDPGYGVSVLDGIKAKVGDKVKVLYAEGCKITTAPQGFRGWWANDVQLVDPKTQTASIQAAVDAAKKADVSIVVVGENESTNREAWSEDHRGDRDSLDLLGAQNDLVKAVVETGKPVVVLLLNGRPLSINYIAEKVPAILEGFYLGEEGGTAAADVIFGDANPGGKLPITFPHTVGALPDYYNHKPSANRSYEFSTRQPLFPFGFGLSYTSFKFDNLKVEPQQIMQAGTAKVSVDVTNTGTREGDEVPEFYIHQRVASVTQPVMQLKGFERITLKPGEKRTVTFTVTPETLSIWNIDMHRVVEPGVFDMMVGPSSDKTSAVKLTVTGVNGETGKPAATAQVPAGSEANMVSNFDEGKVKAAYGMWIPANDTMNGGKSNSKLDVVEPGAANTKGALQVTGEVVPGGAFLFAGALFSPGAAPMKPANLSKKSGISFWAKGDGNTYTLLVLTEARNGQNGEAPAMTTFPAGPEWKQYTFPFSTFDTDGSDLSGIGFIRVMEPGKFQFQIDEVEIK comes from the coding sequence ATGAAGATTTCCGCGCGCTTTTCTCCAAAGTTGCCATTTTCGGTCCTGCTGCTGGGCCTTGGTTTTCTTGCTTTTGTCGCCGGCGCGCAGGAGAAGCTTCCGGCAAGTTCTGACTCGCCCCGTTACAAGGATGCAGCGCTGCCAGTCGCTGATCGTGTTGCCGATCTGCTGCCGCGCATGACGCTGGAAGAAAAGGTAAATCAGCTTAGTTGGACGTGGCAGAAGAATGTCCAGGTGGTTGACCCCACAGGAACCTTTACGACGGAGACTGCACGCCAGACGGTCGCGGCAGAATGGACTCCGGATTTCAAGCTCACTCCGCGAAATGCCGCCATCCTCCGCAACGCAGTTCAGCGCTACCAGTTGGAAAAGACGAGATTGGGGATCCCAATCATCTTTCCGGGAGAGGCACTCCACGGCTACATGGAATACGGCAGCACCAGCTTTCCGCAGGCACTCGGTCTCGCCGCAACCTGGGATCCAGCGCTTGTAAGGAAAGTGTTCAACGCAGTAGGAGACGAGGCGGGTTCGCGCGGTGCGGGACAGGTGTTCTCGCCGGTGCTCGATCTTGCGCGCGAACCGCGGTGGGGACGGACGGAGGAAACCTATGGCGAAGATCCGTTTTTGATAAGTAGGATCGGCGTCGCGGCAATCGAGGGATTGCAGGGCAATTCGTACATGATCGACCGGCATCACGTGATGGCAACAGCAAAGCACTTTGCGGTCCACGGGGTTCCGGAAGGCGGAACGAATACGGCGCCGGGCAATATTTCGGAGCGCGTGATCCGTGAAAATTACCTCGTTCCCTTTCAGGCTGCCGTGCAGGAAGGCCGCGCCGGCAGTGTAATGGCCTCCTACAACGAGATTGACGGCGTGCCGTCGCATGCAAACCATTGGCTGCTCGACAAAGTGCTACGGCAGGAGTGGCACTTCGATGGCTACGTGTCTTCAGACGACAACGGCTTGCAGATGTTGATGGGCACGCATCATGTGGCACACGACATGGCAGAAGCTGCCCGCGTGGGGTTAGCAGCCGGTGTCGACTTTGACATTTCGGACGAGCCCATCTATCCCGGCCTCGTGGAACAGGTGAAGCAAGGCCTGGTATCGGAGAGCGAGGTGGATCGCGCAGTTGCGCGGGTTCTCACTGCTAAGTTCAGACTTGGCTTGTTCGACAATCCCTATGTCGATCCCGACTACGCGGAGAAAATCAACAACAGCCCAGAACACAAGAAGCTGGCTGCTGAAGCCGCACGCAAGGTGATTGTCCTTCTGAAGAATGACAAAAACCTGCTGCCGCTGGATATGACGAAAATGAAGTCGATTGCCGTGATCGGGCCCAACGCAGCCGATGTGCATCTCGGCGGATACAGCCGCGATCCCGGCTACGGCGTCAGCGTATTGGACGGCATCAAAGCCAAGGTCGGCGACAAGGTAAAAGTGCTGTACGCCGAAGGCTGCAAGATAACGACTGCCCCTCAGGGATTCCGCGGATGGTGGGCCAACGATGTGCAACTCGTCGATCCAAAAACGCAGACTGCCTCCATTCAGGCTGCGGTTGATGCGGCGAAGAAGGCTGATGTTTCGATCGTCGTCGTTGGCGAAAACGAAAGCACCAATCGCGAAGCATGGTCTGAGGATCACCGCGGCGATCGCGATTCGCTCGACTTGTTAGGTGCCCAGAACGACCTTGTCAAAGCGGTCGTCGAGACGGGTAAGCCGGTGGTAGTCCTGTTGCTGAATGGCCGTCCGCTCTCCATCAACTACATTGCCGAAAAGGTGCCAGCCATTCTGGAAGGCTTCTATCTTGGCGAGGAAGGCGGAACCGCCGCGGCAGACGTTATCTTTGGCGATGCGAATCCCGGTGGCAAGCTTCCAATCACTTTCCCGCATACCGTAGGTGCTCTGCCCGATTACTACAACCACAAGCCGTCTGCGAATCGCAGCTACGAGTTTTCGACGCGCCAGCCGCTGTTTCCGTTTGGCTTTGGGCTGAGTTACACCTCGTTCAAGTTCGACAACTTGAAGGTCGAGCCGCAGCAGATTATGCAGGCTGGAACAGCGAAAGTAAGCGTGGATGTGACCAATACCGGAACGCGCGAAGGAGATGAGGTTCCAGAGTTCTATATTCATCAGCGCGTTGCTTCGGTTACACAGCCAGTGATGCAACTGAAAGGTTTCGAGCGCATTACTTTAAAACCCGGCGAGAAGCGAACTGTCACATTCACCGTCACTCCGGAGACGCTTTCAATTTGGAATATCGACATGCATCGCGTGGTTGAACCTGGCGTCTTCGACATGATGGTTGGCCCGAGTTCAGACAAGACGAGCGCCGTCAAGCTAACCGTTACGGGTGTCAACGGCGAGACTGGAAAGCCGGCCGCAACCGCGCAAGTCCCCGCGGGATCTGAGGCAAACATGGTGAGCAACTTTGATGAAGGAAAGGTCAAGGCGGCTTACGGCATGTGGATTCCGGCGAACGACACCATGAACGGCGGTAAATCCAACTCGAAACTGGACGTAGTTGAACCAGGCGCAGCCAACACCAAGGGAGCTTTGCAGGTCACGGGCGAAGTGGTCCCGGGAGGCGCGTTCCTCTTCGCAGGTGCGCTCTTCTCACCGGGAGCCGCGCCCATGAAGCCTGCAAATCTGTCGAAGAAAAGCGGCATCAGCTTCTGGGCCAAAGGAGATGGCAACACCTACACACTGCTGGTCTTGACGGAAGCGCGCAATGGTCAGAATGGCGAAGCTCCAGCCATGACAACCTTCCCTGCCGGGCCGGAGTGGAAGCAGTACACATTTCCTTTCTCAACCTTCGATACGGACGGAAGCGATTTGAGCGGAATCGGATTCATTCGCGTCATGGAGCCGGGGAAATTCCAGTTCCAGATCGACGAAGTGGAAATTAAGTAA
- a CDS encoding diacylglycerol kinase family protein, with translation MRRVALIYNPASGQHSGRRSSHIQSALAVLRDAGIDAEALETHAPGSGKSLALAAVRQGYDAVIACGGDGTVHEVLQSLVGTNVALGVIPLGTANALAQNLGLGRHPVKAMRALVNAEPVEIPVGRIHFREENGARGWRYFTVAAGVGADALLMSSMDPGLKRRFGYALYMLEAFKIWASHPFPLFDASFSIDGNAEPRVEQVSQLLAIRIRSFGGALGVLAPGATLHKKDLSLVAFKTRSRLQYLRFLLATLVGRQTFSRTIELLDADAVECRVLNGSKSRVFVEADGEVLGVLPARIELARETLILLVPPHAEP, from the coding sequence ATGCGCCGTGTCGCGCTGATCTACAACCCTGCTTCAGGACAGCACTCCGGGCGCCGCTCCTCCCACATTCAGAGCGCGCTTGCGGTTCTGCGCGATGCCGGAATCGACGCTGAGGCCCTGGAGACACACGCCCCTGGCAGCGGCAAGTCGCTGGCCCTCGCCGCGGTGCGTCAAGGTTACGACGCCGTTATCGCCTGCGGTGGTGATGGAACAGTACACGAGGTGCTGCAATCGCTGGTCGGGACAAACGTTGCGCTGGGGGTGATACCACTGGGTACAGCGAATGCATTGGCGCAAAATCTTGGTCTGGGGCGCCATCCCGTAAAGGCCATGCGCGCCCTTGTCAACGCGGAACCGGTTGAAATCCCGGTTGGCCGCATCCATTTTCGAGAGGAGAATGGCGCGCGCGGCTGGCGTTATTTCACAGTCGCCGCGGGTGTGGGTGCGGATGCTCTGCTTATGTCGAGCATGGACCCGGGCCTCAAGCGTCGTTTTGGTTACGCGCTTTACATGCTTGAGGCTTTCAAAATCTGGGCCTCTCATCCGTTTCCACTGTTCGACGCATCTTTTTCCATCGATGGCAATGCAGAGCCGCGCGTCGAGCAGGTCTCGCAACTTCTCGCGATCCGCATTCGATCATTTGGCGGAGCGCTGGGCGTGCTGGCTCCGGGCGCTACGCTGCATAAGAAGGACCTCAGTCTCGTCGCCTTCAAAACTCGAAGCAGGTTACAGTATCTTCGCTTTCTCCTTGCCACTCTTGTTGGACGCCAGACCTTCTCGCGCACAATTGAATTGCTCGACGCCGATGCCGTCGAATGCCGCGTGTTGAACGGATCAAAAAGCCGCGTGTTTGTAGAGGCAGATGGAGAAGTACTTGGTGTTCTGCCCGCTCGCATCGAACTGGCACGCGAAACACTCATTCTTCTAGTCCCTCCCCACGCCGAGCCGTAA
- a CDS encoding alpha/beta hydrolase: protein MKKSAILFCTALTVFIATACTQKPAWQPAPGHVTLPLWPNGAPGASSNPQPEIDTTKLTDNLIAGKSLVRLGNVSNPTLTVYSPKGGAALPAVVVFPGGGYQILAIDLEGTEVCDWLNSINVACVLVKYRVPNTGPFPKSPAALQDAQRALGMVRQHAAEWHIDPNRVGVLGFSAGAHLSAALSTHFDKRLYDPIDAADQLSCRPEFAFIIYPGYLANAAQNMAPNADINPTEKTPPSFIVQAEDDPVHVENATVYFLQLKAAKVPAELHIYAEGGHGYGLRRTELPVTMWPDAAKTWLQTIKVLPSGSHPKGGK from the coding sequence ATGAAAAAATCTGCGATTCTTTTCTGCACCGCACTCACAGTCTTCATCGCAACTGCATGCACGCAAAAACCTGCATGGCAACCCGCGCCCGGCCACGTCACCCTGCCTCTCTGGCCCAACGGGGCACCCGGCGCGTCCTCGAACCCACAGCCTGAAATCGACACCACCAAGCTCACCGACAATCTGATCGCCGGTAAGTCGCTCGTTCGGCTGGGAAACGTTTCTAACCCAACGCTCACCGTTTACTCACCGAAGGGCGGCGCTGCGCTGCCGGCCGTCGTGGTGTTTCCCGGCGGCGGATATCAAATTCTCGCCATCGATCTTGAAGGTACTGAAGTCTGTGACTGGCTCAACTCGATCAACGTGGCATGCGTTCTGGTGAAGTACCGCGTACCCAATACCGGTCCCTTTCCAAAATCACCAGCAGCCCTGCAGGATGCGCAACGCGCGCTGGGTATGGTTCGTCAACACGCGGCAGAATGGCATATTGATCCCAACCGGGTAGGTGTTCTTGGCTTCTCCGCCGGCGCGCATCTCTCTGCTGCACTGAGCACTCATTTCGACAAGCGCCTCTACGATCCCATCGACGCTGCGGACCAGCTCAGTTGCCGTCCAGAATTTGCGTTCATCATCTACCCCGGATATCTCGCGAATGCGGCGCAAAACATGGCGCCCAATGCCGACATCAATCCCACCGAGAAAACTCCGCCAAGCTTCATCGTGCAGGCAGAAGATGATCCGGTGCACGTCGAAAATGCCACAGTCTATTTTCTGCAGCTCAAGGCCGCGAAGGTTCCGGCTGAATTGCACATCTACGCTGAAGGCGGCCATGGATACGGCCTGCGCCGCACCGAGTTGCCGGTGACAATGTGGCCGGATGCCGCCAAAACGTGGCTGCAAACAATCAAAGTGCTGCCGTCTGGTTCGCACCCCAAGGGTGGCAAATAG